GGCTCAAGGGTAATGTCAACACTGGTCGGCATCTTCGGCGCCGAAGAACAGGCCGCTAAGGTAATTGCCAGTGCAACAGGGGTGAGTAGGCGTGGTACACTGAGTCTCTTATGGTTAATCATTGCCGTGAGTTCTCTATAATTCCGTACAAAATTGTCTCTATCTTAATCGTTGAAGTGATGGTAAACAAATGACAGATAAAAATAACTTACCCGCCACGGGTGCCACCCTCTACATTGTTCCTACTCCAATTGGGAACTTGGGGGACATCACCCATCGCGCCATCGAAGTACTATCAACGGTCGATCTCATCGCGGCCGAAGATACTCGTCACACAGGTAAATTGTTGTCTCACTTCAATATTCAAACCAAAACTTTTGCCTTACATGATCACAATGAACAGCAAAAAGCACAGGTGCTGGTCGATAAACTGCTCGCTGGGCAAAACATCGCTTTGGTCTCTGATGCAGGGACGCCGCTGATCAGTGATCCAGGGTACCATCTGGTTTCCCAATGTCGTCAGGCTGGCGTTAAAGTTGTGCCGTTACCTGGCCCTTGCGCGGTCATTACCGCTTTGTCTGCATCGGGCTTACCTTCGGATCGATTCAGTTTCGAAGGCTTCCTACCTGCCAAAAGTAAAGGCCGTAAGGATAAATTGCTTGAGATTGCAAAGGTAGAGCGTACCTGTATTTTTTATGAGTCACCACACCGAATCATCGACTCACTGCACGATATGCTGGAAATTCTTGGGCCAAATCGTGAAGTGGTGCTGGCGCGGGAACTGACCAAAACCTTTGAAACTATCCAAGGAATGCCGTTGGGTGAGCTAGTCGACTGGGTGAAAAGCGATGAAAACCAGCAGAAAGGCGAAATGGCGTTATTGATTCATGGTTATCGTGACAGTGCAGAAGATGCTCTGCCGGAAGAAGCGCTGCGCGCGTTGACCATCTTAGTTAAAGAGTTGCCGCTCAAACGTGCCGCTGCCATGGTCGCGGAAATTTACAACGTGAAGAAAAATGCCTTGTACAAATGGGGTTTGGAAAACCTCGACCAGTAATGGTTCGCGTATGTAGGCGAGTTGATTGTGCAAATGAGCGCTAATTTGCGCCGATAATGTGATCTGACTAGACACCTTGGTGAGAAGGCTATACAATCCGCCCTCGGAGCTGACTGGGTAGTCGCTGCTTTGTTGATGTCCTTCGGGAGACTGACGTTGAGGTCCTTTAGGAAACTGACGTTGACGTCCTTCGGGAGACTGACAAAGGGGAGGAAAGTCCGGGCTTCATAGAGCAAGGTGCCAGGTAACGCCTGGGGGGCGCAAGCCTACGACAAGTGCAGCAGAGAGAAGACCGCCGATGGCTTTTTTTTTCGTTAGAGAAAAGGGGATCAGGTAAGGGTGAAAGGGTGCGGTAAGAGCGCACCGGACGACTAGTAATAGTTCGTAGCAGGGTAAACTCCACCTGAAGCAAGACCAAATAGGCCTCCACATTGCGTTGCTCGCGTAAGGAGGCGGGTAGGTTGCTCGAGCCAGTGAGTGATTGCTGGCCTAGACGAATGGCTACCGCCGCGCAAGCGGAACAGAACCCGGCTTATGTGTCGGCTCCACCTCTTTAAACCCATCATTACTTGTTAATGATGGGTTTTTTGCTTTTTATTGACGTATTTTATTCACCAACCCATAAACTTGGCGCTATATCACGCCTAGGCCCAGTCTAGTAGTGGCACTGGTGATGGAAATCAGTACACTAATGATTCGCCGTCCAAGGCTTAGCTTATTCAACGAGAAGACCATGACCAACACATTCCAGCACATCTCCGTATTACTCAATGAATCGATCGACGGCTTAGCGATCAAGCCAGACGGGATTTACATTGATGGAACGTTTGGCCGCGGTGGTCACAGTCGGACAATTTTGTCGCGCTTGGGCGAAAATGGCCGCCTTTACAGTATTGATCGCGACCCACAGGCGATTGCTGAAGCGGGAAAAATTGACGATCCACGTTTCACCATTATCCATGGCCCATTTTCTGGCATGGCCAAGTACGCTGAGCAGTACGGTTTAGTCGGCAAGGTGGATGGTGTTTTACTCGATTTAGGCGTTTCTTCCCCCCAGTTGGATGACGCTGAACGCGGCTTTAGCTTTATGAAAGATGGCCCACTCGACATGCGCATGGATCCCACGTCGGGCATTCCAGTCTCGCAGTGGTTGCTTGAAGCGGATCTTGATGACATCACGTGGGTGATCCGCGAGTTCGGCGAAGACAAACATGCCCGCCGCATCGCCAAAGCGATCGTCGCTCATCGGGAAAATGAAGAGAAAGAGCCGCTCACACGTACGTCACATCTGGCCAAATTGATCTCTGAAGCGGCGCCAAAAAGTTTCAAAGAGAAAAAACACCCAGCGACGCGCACATTCCAAGCTTTTCGCATCTACATCAACAGTGAATTGGAAGAGATCGACACCGCATTAAAAGGCGCAGCATCGATCTTGGCTCCACAAGGGCGTTTGTCGGTCATCAGCTTTCATTCGCTGGAAGATCGCATGGTGAAACGTTTCATGCGTAAAGAGAGCAAAGGGCCAGAAGTGCCTTATGGGATCCCCCTGACCGAAGCGCAAATTCAAGCGTTAGGTTCGGCCAATATGAAAACGGTTGGCAAAGCGATTATGCCAACGGAAGCGGAAATTGAGATGAACCCTCGTTCGCGCAGTTCGGTTCTTCGTATTGCTGAAAAACTCTGATTCATGGCCAAGCGCACGCCCAATCTCGCCAAATTAATTTTACTCGACTTACTCACTGTAGGTCGGGTGACACTTTTGCTGCTGCTGTGCATTTTTGCCACGGCAATGGCCGTGGTCTTTGCCACGCACCACACTCGTCAAGCGATCACCTTTAAAGATCAAACCTTGCAAGAGCGTGAACATCTCGACAGTGAGTGGCGTAACTTAATGCTGGAAGAGACGGCACTGGCTGAGCACAGCCGAGTACAGGAACTGGCGAAGAAAGAGTTGGAAATGCGCCGTCCGGATGGTGACAAAGAAGTGGTGATCAATCTGAAATGATGGCGAAAAAGAGCAAAAGTAAACTTCAGTCGTCAGAGAGAGAGCAAGCGAGCCCGGTACTGATCCGTTGGCGCTTCCATCTGGTGCTGTTTTTTGTCTTCTTGGCGTTTGCAGCCTTGGTGGCGCGTTTGGCGCTGATCCAGGTGGTGGAGCCTGATAACCTGATTCGTGAAGGGGACTTGCGTTCGATTCGCGTCAAAGCGCTGCCTTCTGCGCGAGGGATCATTTCGGATAGGAATGGAGAGCCGCTGGCGGTGAGTGTCCCGGTGGAAGCCGTGTGGGCCGATCCGGTGACCATTTTCAAAGAAAACGGCTTGGATAACCCGCAGCGATGGTATGCCTTAGCGGATGTACTCGGGCTTGAGCGTGACGAATTGATCGAGCGAATTCACCGCAATGAAACTCGGCGCTTTATCTACTTGCAGCGTCAAGTCAGCCCTGCGATGGCCAACTATATTCGCGAGCTGAAATTGCCGGGCGTGGGGCTGAAAGAGGAGTCTCGTCGCTATTATCCCGCCGGAGAAGTGAGTGCGCACCTAGTGGGCGTGACTGGTATTGACGGCCACGGTTTGGAAGGGGTTGAGCGCAGTTACGACAATTGGCTGACGGGCGAAGCGGGGAAACAGACCATCCGTAAAGATCGCTATGGCCGTGTGGTGGAAAACATCGCGCTGGAAGAGCGTCAAGAAGGCAAACCGCTCAATCTGACCATCGATCAACGTTTGCAAGCAATCGCCTATCGCGCCATCAAACAGGCGGTGGCGGATCATCGCGCGACGTCGGGGTCTGCAGTCATGTTAGATGTCAAAACAGGCGCGGTACTGGCGATGGTCAACGCCCCATCTTACAACCCCAATAACCGCAGTGACTGGCAAAGCTATAAAATGCGCAACCGCGTGATTACCGACTCCTTAGAGCCTGGCTCGACCATCAAACCGTTTGTTATTCTCGCG
The Vibrio navarrensis DNA segment above includes these coding regions:
- the rsmI gene encoding 16S rRNA (cytidine(1402)-2'-O)-methyltransferase, with protein sequence MTDKNNLPATGATLYIVPTPIGNLGDITHRAIEVLSTVDLIAAEDTRHTGKLLSHFNIQTKTFALHDHNEQQKAQVLVDKLLAGQNIALVSDAGTPLISDPGYHLVSQCRQAGVKVVPLPGPCAVITALSASGLPSDRFSFEGFLPAKSKGRKDKLLEIAKVERTCIFYESPHRIIDSLHDMLEILGPNREVVLARELTKTFETIQGMPLGELVDWVKSDENQQKGEMALLIHGYRDSAEDALPEEALRALTILVKELPLKRAAAMVAEIYNVKKNALYKWGLENLDQ
- the rsmH gene encoding 16S rRNA (cytosine(1402)-N(4))-methyltransferase RsmH, with the protein product MTNTFQHISVLLNESIDGLAIKPDGIYIDGTFGRGGHSRTILSRLGENGRLYSIDRDPQAIAEAGKIDDPRFTIIHGPFSGMAKYAEQYGLVGKVDGVLLDLGVSSPQLDDAERGFSFMKDGPLDMRMDPTSGIPVSQWLLEADLDDITWVIREFGEDKHARRIAKAIVAHRENEEKEPLTRTSHLAKLISEAAPKSFKEKKHPATRTFQAFRIYINSELEEIDTALKGAASILAPQGRLSVISFHSLEDRMVKRFMRKESKGPEVPYGIPLTEAQIQALGSANMKTVGKAIMPTEAEIEMNPRSRSSVLRIAEKL
- the ftsL gene encoding cell division protein FtsL yields the protein MAKRTPNLAKLILLDLLTVGRVTLLLLLCIFATAMAVVFATHHTRQAITFKDQTLQEREHLDSEWRNLMLEETALAEHSRVQELAKKELEMRRPDGDKEVVINLK
- a CDS encoding penicillin-binding transpeptidase domain-containing protein encodes the protein MMAKKSKSKLQSSEREQASPVLIRWRFHLVLFFVFLAFAALVARLALIQVVEPDNLIREGDLRSIRVKALPSARGIISDRNGEPLAVSVPVEAVWADPVTIFKENGLDNPQRWYALADVLGLERDELIERIHRNETRRFIYLQRQVSPAMANYIRELKLPGVGLKEESRRYYPAGEVSAHLVGVTGIDGHGLEGVERSYDNWLTGEAGKQTIRKDRYGRVVENIALEERQEGKPLNLTIDQRLQAIAYRAIKQAVADHRATSGSAVMLDVKTGAVLAMVNAPSYNPNNRSDWQSYKMRNRVITDSLEPGSTIKPFVILAALENGVATKDTVIDTGNGILQVGGSRVRDVSKVGKANLTEILKKSSNIGVTKLSMEMPIEALLGMYNSVGLGELSGLNLVGEVTGIFPTRTRWSPIERATLAFGYGLSVTPIQLAHAYATLGNEGKYEPIHIIESHERDMAKQVVSQKHAREVLNMLETVTQKGGSARRAAVPGYRVGAKTGTSRKASAGGYSDEYITYTAGVAPVSDPRIALVVVVNEPQGDDYYGGSVASPVFSEIMKGALQILNVAPDENQFQN